The following are encoded in a window of Halorubrum sp. PV6 genomic DNA:
- a CDS encoding histidine kinase N-terminal 7TM domain-containing protein — MSNTTFLLFVLHISVVLGSASAILAWREGHTPGARPLVLLLAGQVFWSLMLVFRLRAPAVEAKLFWMHMMWIGVVAIPLGWMLFALSYTGRDRFLNWRYVSVFAVVPVVTVILAILGPAQDLLQISIVQTPDLSVVQNNNGGIWYWVVAAYTYLLGGVGSALLIGLALNQMTAFRNQAYTLIGALLIPWVINFCYLTSVLKTPIDPTPIAFSASGVIYLISIRRYSLLRTNPAPNNSAQRLVFDGAQEGIVVLDLNDNVINVNEPALEMLNVRRDELLGSSAPEAIPKYGAFPDSGSFEDFLTIRTESGKRNFKIKTVEITTQGGQVTGSMVTLQDVTEFLRQEQRLQVLNRVLRHNIKTETNLILGYSEGLPTEAADRVKQSALQIDELGQKGREAIQLFSRAREKPEVRSMQTILEEQLREVRSRFPDVTFELQCPDQNVAVDVLVSPVLSNAIENAAEHNNSDSPHVEIVASVDEQIQIEIRDNGPGIPEHELSVLSEGTESVLHHGSGLGLWIIKWGTDLLGGRVKFSETEATGTVVSISLPRKEPSGSVEPLRY, encoded by the coding sequence GTGTCGAATACTACCTTTCTGCTGTTTGTGCTACACATCTCTGTCGTTCTTGGCTCAGCTTCGGCTATTTTAGCGTGGAGGGAGGGACACACTCCAGGGGCAAGACCTCTCGTACTGCTGCTTGCTGGGCAGGTATTCTGGTCGCTTATGCTCGTCTTTCGACTCCGAGCACCCGCTGTGGAAGCGAAGCTATTCTGGATGCACATGATGTGGATCGGCGTCGTTGCAATCCCACTCGGGTGGATGTTGTTTGCGTTATCATACACTGGTCGCGATCGCTTTTTGAACTGGAGATATGTGTCGGTGTTCGCAGTCGTCCCGGTGGTGACCGTGATTTTGGCCATTCTCGGGCCGGCTCAAGATCTTCTCCAAATCAGTATTGTACAAACCCCAGATCTCAGCGTCGTCCAGAACAACAACGGGGGCATCTGGTATTGGGTCGTCGCCGCTTATACGTATTTACTGGGTGGCGTGGGCAGCGCTCTGTTGATCGGGTTGGCTCTGAACCAGATGACTGCGTTTCGGAATCAGGCATATACACTGATTGGAGCATTGCTTATCCCTTGGGTGATAAACTTTTGCTACCTCACAAGCGTTCTCAAAACCCCTATTGATCCGACACCAATCGCATTTTCAGCTTCTGGCGTCATCTACTTGATCTCTATTCGACGGTACAGTTTGCTGCGAACGAACCCAGCACCGAACAATAGTGCCCAGAGACTCGTATTCGACGGTGCCCAAGAGGGCATAGTTGTTCTTGATCTGAATGATAACGTAATTAACGTCAACGAACCAGCATTAGAGATGCTCAATGTGCGAAGAGACGAACTGCTCGGGTCGTCTGCGCCCGAAGCGATCCCCAAGTATGGGGCGTTCCCAGATTCCGGGTCGTTTGAGGACTTTCTAACGATACGAACCGAGTCAGGCAAGAGGAATTTCAAGATCAAAACCGTCGAGATTACGACACAGGGAGGGCAAGTCACCGGGAGCATGGTGACGTTACAGGACGTGACTGAGTTCTTGCGGCAAGAACAGCGTCTGCAGGTCCTCAATCGCGTGCTTCGTCACAACATCAAGACAGAAACAAACCTGATACTTGGGTACAGCGAGGGCCTACCAACGGAAGCAGCAGATCGGGTAAAACAAAGCGCACTGCAAATCGATGAGTTGGGACAGAAGGGTCGTGAGGCGATCCAGCTTTTCAGTCGTGCTCGAGAAAAACCTGAAGTCAGGTCGATGCAGACAATCCTTGAGGAGCAACTGAGGGAGGTCAGATCACGCTTTCCGGACGTTACATTTGAGCTACAGTGTCCTGACCAGAATGTAGCCGTCGATGTGCTCGTTAGTCCGGTGCTTTCGAACGCTATCGAAAACGCTGCCGAACACAACAACAGTGACAGTCCACATGTTGAGATTGTTGCCAGCGTAGACGAGCAGATACAGATCGAAATCCGCGATAACGGGCCGGGGATACCCGAGCACGAACTATCGGTACTATCTGAAGGAACCGAATCTGTGCTCCACCATGGGAGTGGGCTCGGACTATGGATTATCAAATGGGGAACCGACCTCCTCGGCGGTCGTGTGAAGTTTAGCGAAACGGAAGCGACCGGGACTGTTGTCAGCATCTCACTCCCACGGAAGGAACCGTCAGGCTCTGTTGAACCCCTCAGATATTGA
- a CDS encoding RNA-guided endonuclease TnpB family protein: MDFAYRFRLNPTPSQQERLAWTLDICRQVRNHFLHRMNRVENPTYTPEQNRLPDLKEWWTELQDVNSKVLQMVVRRLYTDRSNLRKKKEKGHTVGQLKWKGKGYYHSFEYNQSGFELKKTSGQDRLYLNKIGDVPIVAHRDLPTDAEVKGVVVKREPTSNWYASLQLETPDNPPEKPDELTKTVGIDVGILNYASDTDGTAVGSLNVSDDRKRLERAQRDLSRKDHGSNNWEEQRKTVARRHADLKRKRRDFLHKLSNYYASEYDLVAVEDLNTKGLVELPGNSRNRAGAAWGTFLRMLEYKCEREGTFFVSVEPAGTTKECAACGVKTDKPLWVREHSCPSCGFTADRDWNAAWNILSRGIKQLGEGRSETTPAETALPTGTDSVPAKRVVETGSPDLKERAAPAASE; this comes from the coding sequence ATGGACTTCGCCTACAGGTTCCGACTCAACCCCACACCCAGCCAGCAGGAGCGGCTAGCGTGGACGTTGGATATCTGTCGGCAAGTCCGTAATCACTTTCTCCACCGCATGAACCGTGTGGAGAACCCGACGTACACCCCTGAACAGAACCGTCTCCCCGACCTCAAAGAATGGTGGACCGAGCTTCAGGATGTCAACTCGAAAGTCCTTCAGATGGTCGTCCGACGGCTCTACACCGACCGCTCTAATCTCAGGAAAAAGAAAGAGAAGGGGCACACGGTCGGGCAACTAAAATGGAAGGGCAAAGGGTACTACCACTCTTTCGAGTATAACCAATCTGGCTTCGAACTCAAGAAAACGAGTGGTCAAGATCGGTTGTACCTCAACAAGATCGGCGACGTGCCCATTGTTGCCCATCGCGATCTTCCAACCGACGCCGAGGTGAAAGGTGTCGTCGTCAAACGTGAGCCGACCAGCAACTGGTACGCCTCGCTCCAGCTGGAAACACCCGACAATCCACCTGAGAAACCCGACGAGTTGACAAAGACAGTCGGAATCGACGTAGGCATACTCAACTACGCAAGCGACACCGACGGCACGGCTGTCGGGTCGCTCAACGTTTCAGACGATCGCAAACGGTTGGAACGCGCCCAGCGTGATCTCTCGCGGAAGGACCACGGGTCAAACAACTGGGAAGAACAGCGAAAGACTGTCGCTCGGCGTCATGCCGATCTGAAACGGAAACGTCGCGATTTTCTCCACAAGCTGTCGAACTACTACGCGAGTGAGTACGACCTCGTGGCTGTGGAAGACCTCAACACGAAAGGGTTAGTCGAACTCCCGGGTAACTCACGCAACCGTGCGGGGGCGGCGTGGGGTACGTTCCTGCGAATGCTGGAGTACAAGTGTGAACGTGAAGGCACGTTCTTCGTATCGGTAGAACCAGCAGGGACAACCAAAGAATGCGCTGCCTGCGGTGTCAAGACGGACAAGCCGTTGTGGGTCCGGGAACACTCCTGTCCCTCGTGTGGCTTCACCGCCGATAGGGACTGGAACGCGGCATGGAATATTCTTTCTCGCGGAATCAAGCAGTTAGGAGAGGGACGCTCCGAAACAACGCCTGCGGAGACTGCGCTCCCTACGGGGACCGATTCGGTCCCTGCAAAGCGCGTCGTGGAAACAGGAAGCCCCGACCTCAAGGAACGAGCCGCGCCAGCGGCGAGTGAGTAG
- a CDS encoding DUF2080 family transposase-associated protein yields the protein MASFTVEGQEALDREVKPFGSGGAHITIPKRWLGADVKVVRTSEPAEPEE from the coding sequence ATGGCATCATTCACAGTTGAGGGTCAAGAAGCTCTCGACCGGGAGGTGAAGCCCTTCGGAAGCGGTGGTGCTCATATTACCATCCCGAAGCGGTGGCTCGGGGCAGACGTGAAAGTAGTCCGCACCTCTGAGCCTGCCGAACCAGAGGAGTAA
- a CDS encoding UbiA family prenyltransferase, translated as MGIAGTLVTMVILSLEPSLAPVVVGLVAYGVYVGDRISDVRYDPQATSERSAFIGRHRRLLSITSAGAYGLAITLSALGGPLALAVTLVPGVTWILYVADLSERSLVPLKRLKTIFVLNSTLVALAWATAMVLLPIVFADAAITPLAIVLAIYFFADIFVNTEIPNVRDIEDDAQNNVSTFPTVVGVKRTRHLLYVINMLSILVVVGAFLSGFLPALFALVLLAGRVLAVFLNSRIGRSDDYRRLELLGEMNYVFVACGLFIAIFG; from the coding sequence ATGGGAATCGCGGGAACACTTGTCACGATGGTGATCCTGTCACTCGAGCCATCCTTAGCACCCGTCGTCGTTGGATTGGTCGCTTACGGTGTCTACGTCGGTGACAGAATTAGCGATGTGCGATACGACCCACAAGCGACGTCCGAGCGAAGTGCGTTTATCGGGCGACACAGGCGTCTGCTTTCGATCACGTCTGCTGGAGCATACGGACTTGCAATTACTCTCTCGGCGCTTGGTGGCCCACTCGCGCTTGCGGTCACCCTCGTGCCAGGCGTAACGTGGATCTTGTATGTAGCGGATCTGTCTGAACGATCGCTTGTGCCGCTCAAGCGCCTGAAGACTATCTTTGTGCTTAATTCTACGCTTGTGGCACTAGCGTGGGCGACGGCAATGGTACTCCTGCCAATTGTGTTTGCTGACGCCGCGATCACGCCACTTGCGATTGTGTTGGCGATTTACTTCTTCGCCGACATTTTTGTCAACACTGAAATTCCGAACGTCCGCGACATCGAAGATGACGCGCAAAATAATGTCTCAACATTTCCGACTGTCGTCGGCGTCAAACGGACGCGGCATCTATTGTATGTCATCAACATGCTCTCAATTCTCGTCGTCGTTGGAGCGTTTCTTAGCGGATTCCTCCCAGCACTTTTTGCGTTAGTCCTTCTTGCTGGACGAGTGCTGGCGGTTTTCCTTAATAGTCGAATTGGGCGTAGTGATGACTACCGTCGCCTAGAGTTGCTCGGTGAGATGAACTACGTGTTCGTGGCGTGCGGACTGTTCATCGCTATCTTCGGGTAA
- a CDS encoding type II toxin-antitoxin system HicA family toxin — translation MVTRDFSGEDVYKVLVNVGGFQHVRTTGDHLILRWDPPESHENTDARTVTVPVHDSISIGTLHDIADDAGAENFEAFCEWIDENR, via the coding sequence ATGGTGACGCGGGACTTTTCGGGTGAAGACGTGTACAAAGTGCTGGTGAACGTTGGTGGGTTTCAGCACGTCCGTACCACAGGGGATCACCTGATTCTTCGATGGGACCCACCAGAAAGCCATGAGAACACGGATGCGCGTACGGTGACTGTTCCGGTCCACGACTCAATCAGCATCGGAACGCTCCATGATATTGCTGACGACGCCGGTGCGGAGAATTTCGAAGCGTTCTGCGAGTGGATCGACGAGAATCGGTGA
- a CDS encoding HicB family protein, which yields MARADSGNSDPPEREIRLVKNPDGQWTARDLRVGVTAQGKSRDVALDNLDAVIEAVEGDGGRPPTDEEIRDLGVDPEVAQSQSDELPDVLQ from the coding sequence ATGGCACGAGCTGATTCTGGGAATTCGGACCCTCCTGAACGGGAAATCCGCTTAGTGAAGAACCCGGATGGCCAGTGGACGGCTCGTGATCTCCGTGTCGGCGTGACTGCTCAAGGTAAAAGCCGGGACGTAGCACTTGACAATCTTGATGCCGTCATTGAGGCGGTAGAAGGCGATGGCGGGCGGCCTCCAACCGACGAGGAGATACGTGACCTCGGTGTTGATCCTGAAGTCGCTCAATCACAGAGCGATGAGCTTCCCGATGTCTTACAGTAG